TGAGATTGCAGGCGTGATGCCTTCCGAAATCTCGCACGGAGCGACCACAGCGATCGCGGGGGATACGAGCCCCACGGTATTTGTGCATCAAGTAGTTTCGCGCTCGGCTTCGCAGGCAATTGTGGTGGGCGCGCTGGTAACTCTTGATGACTATCAAAACACCGCCATTCGCACTGGTTATCTCGTGGACGACCTCACGGGTGGCAACAGCCTCGCCGGTCAAATGGATCAGGCTGTGGAAGAGTGTGTAGCGTATACCGTTACGGCAAAGCCTAAGGTCGACATCATCATCTCGATCGACGGTTCTGGCTCGATGAATGATGAGCAAAATCGCCTCGCGAGTTTCGTGACGACATTCACCACGCTTCTGACGAACTCAAACCTGGATTGGCGCGCGGCAGTCACACGACCTGATTGCAACGATAATATGGGGCTCTCGCAGGACATGACCGACCTGATTTCGGCGCATTGTCAGGCGATTCCAATTCCGATTGGTTTTCCTTTCCCTGGATTTGGTGGAAAGACGGGCGAGTTGGTGGCCGGCGGCTTTACTGGCGACCCCTCCGAGCTTCAGAATCGTCTTGATCCAAGCACGTTTGAGTCAGGCGGGGAGTACACGATTTCTGCGCTTACCGCGGCAGCGGACCGCGCACTTCCTCGCTCGGACACGGATGCCACTAAGTTTAGAACTGAAGCTGCGGTGGTCTTGATCGCGATCACTGATGAAGAAGATGAATTCTTCCAAGATGCTCTTTCGTTTGGAAACTCCCAGTCCATTACATTGGACGCAACGCAAGAAGCTGAGCTTGAGACCGAGACACAGCCTTGGATCGACTTCCTCCTTCGCCCTGAGATCGGCGCAACGTCATTCGGAATTGTGTGGCCTCCAGGTGAGGCATGCCCCTCTGGTAACGGCGCTGCTGTAGCGCATGCTGTGGCGGCGATTGCCAATGGAACGGGTGGAAGTGTGGGTTCGATCTGCCAGGCCGATATCGCGTCGACTTTGCAGGAAATTGCGAATGCAACGGCGGGTATTGCGTCGGGGCTTCGACTCCGAGGCGCGCCACTTCCGCCAACCCTCAAAGTGGTTCACGGCGAGGCCGTATCTGGAAATATCTCAGATATGCCGCGAAGCCGAGCAGATGGGTTTGACTACGATTCCATCGTCAACCGCGTCAAATTCACCGGAACCACACCTCCGCAAACTGGTGATCGCGTGGTGATTCCTTATCGTCGATGGGAGAACTCCGTGTTCGTGTGCCAGACCAATGCGGATTGTCCTTCGGAGCAGAAACTCGAGTGTTTGGACGGTGAATGCCGATAGTGGATTGCCGATAATGGACCCACGGTTAAATTCCGTTTACACTTCGGTGCGACTAAAACGAGCGAGTGAGAAATATGAACGAAAGAGCGCTGATGTGTAGCGTCAAATGGGCTGCAATCTTGGGTTTGTTGGCGTTCAGCCTTGGCTGTGCGCCTGAGACTCTGGAAGGTTTGGAAGAGAATCCGAACACTACGAACAATCAGTCGAATATGGGCGGGAACAATCCCACCAATATGGGTGGTGGCGATTTCACACCTGAGTTCGTCAACGTGACCTCGATTCTAACCGCGAACTGCACTCAGGCTGCGTGCCACGGCCAGTTCTCGGCGAACGGATTCGTGGTGGCAACGGACGACAATGCAACTCCCGCTGAGATGCGCGGAGCGCTCGAAGGCAAGATGGCGAATGTTTCTGGTAATTTGCTGATTAATCCAGGGACGCCTGATTCTTCGGATATCTGGGTCAGAATGAACCTGCCCAATGATGACCCTCAGTATATGCCGTCCACCAAGATGGTGCTGGACCAGGCAGCATATGACGCACTTGAGGCTTGGATCGCTAACGGTGCGGTCTACACCCAATAAGCTCGAGTCATCCGAACTTCCTCAGCAGCGCGAAACTCGCCCAGAGTGCAATGAACGTTCCGATGACGGCGAGGAGCGTTGGATATCGCTCTTCGTAGTCCGTGTTTCCGCTGGGTAACTCACCTTTAAACAGTCCTCTTGGGGTTAAGATGTAGAGCGTGGAGCCGGAGAGCACCAAGTCTTGCACGGACGACACTGTAAAGCCTCCATCGACCGAGATGGTGAACGTTCTAGTGCTGGACTCTCGGATGTTCTCCCTCACGTGTAGTGAGACGGCGCCGTGATTGTCGGAAAGAACTGCGGCTCTCTGATTATCGATATGAAGTCCAAAGATTAGGCCGTTCTTCCATGGGCCTGAGATGGGTGTCCAAGAATCACCATCTTCCGTGACTTCGAGTACATCGTCGTATGCGGCGTAGAGAGATTGATTCAAACCCATTTGCAAGATGACTGGGGATGGAGTCGGAGGAAAACTTCGAAGTGCGACCCAGGTTCCGCCGCCCTGGCGGCTCGACCAGAGCTGGGCCGGAGTTCCAGGATGGTGTGAGCGTTCCATCAAATACACTTCGTCGCCGATTTGAAAGATATGGGTGAGGCTGGAGCCCTTGAGTGTGTTGGTTAGGGCCTCTGGAATGACGAAGGGCTCCCATGTAGCTCCAAGGTCGTTGGAGACCATGGCGCCATTTGCTCTCGACCAGGCATAGAGTCGTGTATTCCCGCGCGCGAGCTTCACAACGGCTTCTGGCCTTGGCGCAAGGCGTCTTAACTCATCGGGGAGGAACTCTGGCGCTTTTTGAATGGGTATCTCAATGGATTCTTGCTTAGGGACAACGATTTTGCCGTCCGACGTTCCCACAAGCAAACCCTTTTCGGGAACTTTAAGTAGGCTTGTCGCGGGTGTCGCATGCACTCGTTCCCATTCCGCGTCGATGGTTTTCCTAAAGACGCCTGAATTTGTGGCTACCGTGATTTCGTCGCCTTCGACAATAAAGGCGTGAGTTCGCATCGCACGGAGCCCTTGATTGGCGGATTGCCAGGATTCTCCGAGGTCTTTGGAGCGAAGGGCGCCACCGCCGAGTGCCGTGGCCCATAGGTTCTCGCCATCAAAATGGAAACCCGTAATGGCGAAGCCATCTTGAGCCCAGACTTCGGTCCACTCCGCTCCGTTATGGCGCAGGATTTCCCCGTTTTTCGTACCGACGAGCACAAACTGCCTCTGGCCTTCAAGGACGGGGTAAATGACCTCAATCTCCTTATCTTCAAATGGCCAGAACCTCAGCCATGTTTCGGCGTGATCATCGCTTCGGAAAACGGAGTCATCGGTCGCGAGGAAGAGTGTGGTACCGCTGCCTTCAGAGGAGTTTCGTTGTTCGAAGCCAACGACTTGTCTCTCTCCCACGGGGAACGTGGATGTAAGGACCCATTCCTGGTCCGCCTCACGCCTGTAGATCAGGAGTTGGTTGCTCAGAACCGTCAGGATATCAAAGTCTCGAAGAGAGTTTGCCGGCAAGAAGCTTCGAATCGCTGGAGGCAGTTCGTTTGCATTTTCGTCCAAAAGTACCGCGTTTAGATCGATGGCGCGCCACGAGGCGATATCCGTGGGGTCTTCGAGGGTCCAGATATATTTTGGATGTAGAAGGTGGAGTTTTTCGCCTGCCACCAACCGATAAGGCTCTATGGGGCGGATGAGACTTTGCTCGGGGAGAAACGAGGGTATCTCGATGAAATTGAAGGTACGACCACCGTCTTGGCTCATCCAGGGTCTAGACGTGGAATCCACGAACCAGAGTTGAGAGTCTATGCCCGTGAAAAGCATGGAGCGCGGCATGGATAGCGTATGAGACGTGTCTCTCAAATGGTCCATGTTGGGTACACGAAACGACGGCAAGAGCTGCGAGTCGACTCGGGTAAAGCCCTCGTCTTGAAACTGATAGACACCAAACTCCCCAGCAGCGAGGGTGAGCGGAGTTCCCCCAACTTCCACACTGGTTGCGGCGAAGAGCGAGCCTCCGTTCGGAGTGCGGACACGCTCCATTTTGATGGTGTTATCGGTTTCGCATCCCAGCGAGTTGATGCTCAACGCCAGGGTCCCCAGCGCTAGCAGGAGGGCTCTCATCAGTTGGATCTCATCTCCAGGATGATGAACTCGACTCGGCGATTGTAGGCTCTGCCTTCGGCCGTGTCATTGTCGCGAATCGGGCGAGTCAGTCCGAAACCTATGGCTTCGAGCCTGTTCTCGGCGATTCCGTTATCGGTCATGTACTTGAGCACCGATTCTGCACGTCCCTGGCTGAGTTCAAGGTTCATTTGCTCGCCGCCGCGGTTGTCCGTGTGCCCTTCGATCCTCACTTTGACGATCTGCGGGTTCTCTTTCATGACCTTGATAACAGCGTCCAGGATCTCGAAACTCTGCTTCTTGATCGAAGTCTTGGCCGTATCGAAATACACTTGTTCGGTGATGATGATTCGGTCGCGCGCAATGTGCACCTTATCATTCGGGTTGTCAGGGCAGCCATCATCGTCCATGAAGTCGTTGAACGTCTCTGGCTCATTTGGACAAGTGTCCACGGTGTCTGGGATACCGTCGCCGTCGTTATCAGGGTCGGGGCAGCCATCTACGTCTTGGAACCCGTCGATATCCTCTGGGTCTTCGGGACACTTATCCATGTCATTGGGGATACCGTCGCCGTCGATATCGTTGTCAGGACAGCCGTCTGGTCCAACCGGAACGCCGGGTGGGCTCGCGGGGCACTTGTCCATAGCGTCAGGAATTCCGTCGCCGTCGTTGTCGTAGTCTGGGCAGCCGTCGTCGTCCTCGTGGCCGTCGAAGTCTTCTGCCTGCATTGGGCATTTGTCGTGCACGCCGTAGATGCCGTCTTTATCGTAGTCATAGCCCCAGGCTCCGCCCGAGACCCAGTAGCCTCCGATGCCCAAAAATACGCGGAAATCCGGGGTTCCAACGGCTTCTTCGTTCAGTCCAAACCCCATACCGCCGGTAAGTGTCCAGTCCTCGTGTAATCGGTAGCGAACGGCCCCTTTGATCTCGGCGGGAACCTCGGTTCCCCGAATGCCTTCGCGGCCTTCAGGTTTCGACGCAACTCCAATCACACCGTCGATTTCCGCGATGAAATCTAGCGAATCCACAAAGAGCGGGAACTGACCAGCAAGGCCCCACATGATGCCATCACTGATGAACGCATCCCTGACCTGTACTCGTTCGTGTCGGTATCTGTAGCCCAAGTTGATGCCTGCTCGGATTCCTCCAATGAGGAACTTATCAGCACTCACAACGGCATCCATTCCGAAGGACTGGTCGCCAACAAATCGGTCATCCAGGCCGACGGGGATATACCCTGCTAAAACGAAGGCCAAGCCGACCTGGTCGCTCATGATATCGAGGAATTGAGCCTTTGCGTGCAGACGAATATCATTGATGCCGAACGAATCGACCGAGGCATTTCTCGGGTCCGTGCCAATCGGGACAATCGCGTCAAGTGCGCCATGGGTTTGCCAAAGCGTTACAGGCAAGAGAAGTCCGACCTCAAAATTATCCCAGAGTCCAAGATTGGCCATCAAAGAGAGCGTCATCTGGCTCTCCATCACGGCGTTGAACTCTTGAGTGGCCGATGGGACTTTAAGCGGGTTGTCGGCGTAGTCGATGTAGAAGCCGAAATCCGGGTCGAGGTGTGGCGCGGTCTTCGAGCCGTAAACATTCAGGAAATCCGATGGTCCCGTCCCGGGACGGAATTGTTGGAGTTGGAGCTCCGGATAGTCTTGCGCTGAAACAGATTGCGCGAACATGGCTGCTGCCATGATGGCCAAGAGTGTAAAAAGCGGTCTCTTCATCGGAATATCCATTAAGTTGTGAGTGCCTGAAGTGCTCTTCTTACTTCATCCACCTTGTCCGTGGCAACGTCCGCAGATTCTGCGATGGCGATAGCTTGGGTCAGAAGAACCCGTGCCGCGTCTGTTTCGCCGATTTCGTGATGTAAAAGGCCGCTTTCACGAAGAACTCGAAAGCGCTCATTGGGGTCAAGGAGCAAGTCTGCGTAGGCTTCGAGGTCTTGGGCGAGGTCGCGCTTGGCGCCAAGCTTGCGATTGATCTCGATACGCCGCTCGAGTGCTTCAACATGGTCTGGCCAAAGTCGGTGTACGAGCTTCCAAAGGTGCCGTGCTTCGTCCAAACTCTCGAGCTCGGCTTCAACCACATGGGCCAAATCCGAGACGATTTGACTCGCTGGAATCCTGAGCGGGGTCGGGATGGACTCGGCCTCAAGCGTAGTTAGTGCCGGGACGTCCAAATCTTTACGTCCGGTCAAGAGGCTCAGCTCGAGAAGCAGGCTCTCTGTGTATCCTTTCCAATCGCCGAGCTTCACCTGCGCACTCTTGAGCATATTGAGCGCGCCAGAGTCGCCCGGTGCGGCTTCGAGAACACTTCTCAAGTGTTGAATGGCTTGTCTTGGCTTTCCGAGATGATCGCTGAGGATTTTGGCGAGCTCACGCTCGGTTTCGACGGAATCCAAGCCGCCAGACGAGACCGCGAGTACGGTCCGCAGGTGTTCTGCAGCGGCTTCCCAGTCTTCGAGCTCCCTTGCGATTTCAGCGAGGAGTCGATGCGCGGCTTCGTGCCTGGGCTCTTTTTCGAGAATGCGGTTGAGCCAGGTGCCGGCCCGATCTCTGTCCCCAAAAGTTTCCCAGATCAGTTGAGCCAAAAGGAGCCGATAGACGGTGTCCATCTCTTCCGATTCAGCGCGCGCGAGCCTCTCTTCAAGGATTTTGATTCGGCCTTCGGCATGCCCGGTTTCTTCATAAATAGCCTCGAGCGCATTCATGATGCCCGGCTGTGCCCCAACACCCTCAGGGTCGGATTCCCGCACAAATTCGAGATGAGCGAGGGCTGGCTTAGACTCTTCGAGGTCGTAGTAGTAGAGCTCACCCAGCTCCTTGGAGTGGCGAACGATTTCATCCGCGTCCAACAGGACGCGTCCTTCTTTTGCGGCAGTTACCAGGGCTTCTAGCGCCCCAGCGAGTTCGCTCGGATCGTCGCTTGCGCGAGCGTCATTGACCTTTTGGACAAAGTCTTGAGGTTTGGGGGCGCTGAGCCCCTTAGGAACAAGGCTCTTCGCACTCAACGACTCGAGTGGCGGAATCGAGTGCGGCTTCTTAATCGTTTGTTCGAACTCGCGCCTAAACTCGTGCACATTCGCTGGCTCTTTGGCCTCTTCTGGCGAAGTAACTTCTTCAAAAGGGTTTCCAAGAAGTTCGTCGAGTCTCTCATCGACTTTTCCGCTTCGAGCCAATCCTGATGCGCGCTCCGAGGCAACCCGAGCCTGCTCTTGGTCACCGCGAAGGGTCGCGAGCTCGGCCAGTCGAATCAGTGCGTCGCGCTGTAGCTCGTGGTCCGGGCTGACCTCTGCGAGTCTCGAGACGATACGTTCGAGAAGTCTCGAAGCCGGTCCTTGGCCCACCGGTGAGGGGGCGTGGTAGTCCTTGGAGACGATGACCTCAAGCGCATCTCTCGCGCCGTAGAGGGCCTCGAGCTGCGTAGGCCGGACCTGCAGTGCTTCCATATAGTAGCGGGTCGCTGCAGGCGCGTCCGCGAGCCCGAAGAGAGATGTTCGGCCCAGCGAGACCAATACTTCCCACCTCGCATCTCTTTCTTCGATCTGAGGCAGCTTTCGCGCGAGGACATCTCGAAGTCTTCCAAAGAGTTGGCTTCTTTCGAGAAGTTGAGTCAAATGGTCGAGCGCGCGCGGGTGGCCAAGGTCGAGTGCCCGTTCAAGGGCTGATGCTGCATCTTCGATCATGCCTAGATGCTTGAATACGTCGGCAGTTTTGAGCGCAAGTTCCGCTTTGTCGGCCTTTGAGTCGCGTTGATTTTCAAGAAATCTGAAGAGTTCTAGAAGCTGTTCTGGCGAGCCCGAGAGCTTGTAGTGTTCTTCGAGCTTGGTGGCGGCCACGGGATCAGCCGGGGCGAGTTCGAGGACTCGCCTCAAATGAGAGGCCGCCGAATCATCCCTTTGTCTGAGGGTGAAGATCTCCGCCAATTTGTGGTGGATTTCGATCTCCTCTTCTTTGCTCGACTTGCGCTCGAGAATCTCCAGAGCCCCCACGAGGTAGGTGACGGCTTCGTCGAGTCGGTCATGCGTGGCGCAGAGGTCGGCAACCCATCTCAGAAGGTCAGCGCGTTCAGCGTCGGGGCGCTCGTCGGATAGTTCGAGTGCACGGCGTGCGCTAAGCAAGGCCTGTTGTGGGTCCTGAACGTGTTCGAGCCAAATCTTCGCGGCCTTTTCGTGGAGTTGCGAGGCCCTCGAGTTTTGCTGACGAACCTGGGCGGATCTCGCTGCGGAGCCAAATGCCTTCAAGGCTCTCAAGGGCTCAAGGCTTAGCAAATACGACTCGCCGAGCGTGTAAAGAGCGTCCAATTGGGTCGGGTCGAGCCTCAATACACGTTCGAGATACACGCGTGCTTCGGCGAGTTCTCCCTGCCGATTCATGAGGTGTTGAGCGAGTTCTAGATAGGTCTGTGTCAACTTCTCGCGGTCAGTATAAACGCCGGTTAGTCGCTTTAGGACGTCTTCTACCCCGGCGCTCTCGGACTCGTTTTCGTAGATTCGTTTGAGCTGTTCGAGCACGATTTGATTTCGAGGGGACACCCGGAGAATCTCGCGCAGAATCGCCGCCGCCTCTTTGGGAGATTGGCTCTCAAGTAATTCGGCCAACGAGAGCTGGCAAAGGATCCAATCGAGCGTCTCGCCGCGTTGATGCAGGAGCTCGGCAATTCTCTTCAATGATGCGATGGACCGTGCATTATCCGAGCGAACTCTCGCGGCGCGCATGCGTGCGACTGCGGCGTTCAAATCATCGGGATCTTCCCGTTCGAGCTCGTCACAGATTGCATCGAGATGCGCGAGGTTCGAGACGCTTGGGTCGGCGAGCAAAAGGTCGAAGAGTCGAGCGATGAGTTCTGGATGGTTGCCGTAGATGTCTCGATAGCCAAAGAACTGGTCGAGGGCCTGCGGCAGTTGACGGTCAAAGATCGCCTGGTCACCGTGCGAGAAGAGGTCTTTGGCCTCGTATGCCGCTAGCGCGCGCCCGCCTTCCGTGGTGGCCACCAAAGGCGTTCTGAACGAGGCCTTTTGAGTCTCCCAGTTCTCAGGGGAGAGCGCGCGTAATGTCAAGCGGCCAGGGCGAATATGAGCTTGGTCAAGCGTGATATTCGAAAGATTTGGAAGCTTCCACCCGACGTGCGGAAAGAGGTGGAGCAAGAGCAGTTTTAGAGGTCTAACCCGCAGGATGTCTCCGGCGATTCCAATCGAGAACGAGTCTCCGCGCCCAGGGGGGCGAAGCGCCGGAGTCGATAGTATTCGGGTCATGAGCTCAGCGACCAGAATCCGTGCGGGGAAAGGGAGTGTTCCGTAGGCCCGATAATCGTATATCGAGACGTGTACTTCGTCCGCGCGGGAGGGCTCAGGAGGGATCAGTGCGACTCGGAAACTTATGAATGCGCTTGCACCGAGGGACTTTACGCGGGCGGATACATGGATCGCTCCATCTAGGAAATGCACATCGATGGCATCGAAGCCGTGGACTTCTTTAGCGGCTCTCGAGACGAGATCCGCGAGTCCGACTTCCGAAGTGGAGATCTCGATTTCTCGCACCAAGCACCGGGTATTTCGGAAGCGATGAAGTCCTGAGCGCGCGTCGAATGGGAAGGCGAGGTCTGGAATCTCCATTCGGAGGTGGTCGAGTTCAATCCAGTCGCTGAGCCTTTCATTCTTTGCCCAGAGGTATCCCCTCCCGAAAAGAAAATCGAGGTTGAGGCCAAGTGGGTTGTTTTGAGTCGATTCCGCGTCCATGCTCGGCTTTGTACGAGAGTCAAAGGGTATTGTCCCCTTGAAAACACATTGTGGCAATTTCCACAATTGCTGTGGTTTATCACAGAGAGGGCCTTGACGTAATTTAAGTCAAGAGTAGTGTTCGAGACGATGGTATGCGCCTAGTCGGTGGCATGCCTAGGTTCCCGTAACTTGGTTGGAATTGGAATATTTGGCACCACAGTTGGCGGGAGCGGCAGCCTTGCAATTTTCGGTGGCTCTGGTCCTCTTCAACCTCTATCTGCGTGAGCATTCCGAGTATCTAAAGTGGTGGTCCATCTCTTATTCGTTGAGTGCATTGCGTCACATTCTGGGGGTGCTCTTTATTTACACCGGTGCCGAGTTTACCAATGTTGGAATGCACTTGACGCTGATTTTCGCCGGCGTGTTCCTTCTACACGGCACGGCCTTGCTCGCCGGCGCTCAGAATCTTAAATGGTGGTTTTCACTTGGTTTGCTCGTGTCCGGATGGATGCTAGTCGGATCGAACCTCGAATGGTCATTCCTAACCGTGACCATGCCAGTTTTCCTCTTCCGAGGATTTACAGATCTCTTGGCGGGCATTGTGCTCTTAAGGAGCGTAAAGGCGCGGGGCCTTGGCAAATGGGTGGCGTCGGCGAGTTTTATTCTCTGGGGTTTTCACCGATTCAACTATCCCTTCTTGCGGCCTTTGGACTGGTTCGCACCGTGGGGCTTTGCGCTGGCTTCGGTGCTTGGCGTGGTGACGGGGCTTGGACTTTTGGTCCTGCACTACGACCGTGCAAAGGCGGAAGGCGAGGCGAGTGAGGCCTCGTTCCGAGACATGTTTGAAAACGCGTTGGACGGGTACATTCGAAACGACCGTCAAGGTGTGATCCTTGCTGCAAATCCAGCGCTTGTTGCCATGCTCGGGTATTCGAGTGAAGCCGAACTGCTAGCGAAGAACCTTCGCGATGATATCTGGGAGTCCCCTCAAGATTGGGCGTACATCCGAGACGTAGACGGCGTAGTTGATGGCCTCGAAGCAAAGTGGCGAAAGCGAGATGGCCGCCTTATTCACGTTGTGATTCGGGTTCGGCAGGTGGTCAGAGATCATGTCGAATACTTTGAGGGGTCGGTCCGGGACTTGACCGAGAATCGGATGTTGGAGGAGCAGCTCGAGCTCGGCCGAAGGCTAGAGGCTGTGGGCAGATTGGCAGGAGGCGTTGCGCACGACTTCAACAATATTCTGACGGCAGTTTTGTCCGGCGTGGATATGATGGAACACGAGCTCGCACAGGGCCGAGACCCTACCGAGGACTTGGAGGCCATTCGCGTGGCGGCGATGCGCGCTGCGGAGCTTTCGAATCAGCTCTTGGCGTTCAGCCGTGCGGACGGCGGAAAGGTTGTCCCCGTTCAGGTCAGTGCCACTCTGCGGACGCTGGAGTTGATGTTGACGCGTATCCTTCCGCGAGATGTGGAGCTCAACATCACCATTGCCTCCGAAGATTGGGTGATGGCGCAAGGTGGGGCGTTGGAAAGAGTGTTGCTCAATCTGGCGGTCAACGCTCAGGATGCGATGCCTGGGGGTGGTCGGCTCGAGATTTCAGTGGGGCCTCATTCCGACGGGGTGATTTGCCTCAAGGTCTCAGATACCGGCGAGGGGATCGATGCTGGTTTGTTGAACTCGATTTTCGAGCCTTATTTCACGACAAAAGGCGATGAAGGTACGGGCCTCGGCCTCTTCAATGTTTATCGCATCATCGACTCAATGGGCGGTGAAATTCGCGTTGAAAGTTCCAAGGATGCCGGCACCACATTTGAAATGCTTTTGCCCACCTGTATTCCTCCGGATGATGACGGTAAATTGCCTGAGGTTGAGGTTGATGGGGAGAGTCGATGCGTGATGGTGGTTGAGGACAAGGAAATCGTGCGGCGAAGTCTTGTGGCCACGCTCAAGAGCGCCAATTTCCAGGTGGTGGCCGCATCGAGCGCCGAAGAGGCCAAAGCTATTCTGGAGGAAGGGCGCGAGATTGACTTGCTCATCAGCGATATCATGATGGAAGGCGCATCAGGTGTGGAGTTGGTGGAGGAATTGCGGGACGTGCGACCTGAGATTCCTTATCTTCTGATTTCTGGTTTCGTCTCCGACGAGTTGAGGCGGCGAATCTTGGATAGTCAGAACTTTCTGTCCAAGCCCTTTGGTGCGCGCACGCTTCTCGAGCGCGTGGGTCTACTCTTGGGCGAGTAGATTTGCCGCGTCCTATCGCCTCTGGTATTCTTGCATCAAGTAATCTTGTGAAAAGCCAACTTCCGGAGGTCGACCGATGAAAAAGATTTTGGTCGTGGAAGATGATCCCATCAATGCCACGATGGTTTTCGATTATCTAACATCGCAAGGGTTTGATGTTGCGCTGGTGATGAACGGCCACGATGCCGTGGATAAGTACACGCAACTCGAGCCTGACCTCATGCTTTTGGATATTCTCTTGCCTCAAAAGAACGGCTTCAATGTCTGCATGGAGATTCGCCGACTTAACGAAAAGGTCTGCCCGATTATCATGATGAGTGCTGTTCATAATGATGAGCAAACGCAGGCGTTCGTGCGAAATGACCTCGAGGTCGTGGCGTTTATCTCCAAGCCCTTCAAGC
This Microvenator marinus DNA region includes the following protein-coding sequences:
- a CDS encoding response regulator transcription factor: MKKILVVEDDPINATMVFDYLTSQGFDVALVMNGHDAVDKYTQLEPDLMLLDILLPQKNGFNVCMEIRRLNEKVCPIIMMSAVHNDEQTQAFVRNDLEVVAFISKPFKLKELLTLVEEALLSDAA